The following are encoded in a window of Primulina eburnea isolate SZY01 chromosome 4, ASM2296580v1, whole genome shotgun sequence genomic DNA:
- the LOC140830651 gene encoding paired amphipathic helix protein Sin3-like 4 isoform X3 has translation MKRSREDVIMNSQHKRPVISSRVPPSGQVQMVTPSSTQRLTTNDALTYLKAVKDIFQDNRDKYEDFLDIMKDFKAQRVGTTGVILRVKELFKGHRHLILGFNAFLPVGYEITLPVEDEPLPKKKPVEFDEAINFVNRIKTRFQGDDHVYKAFLDILNMYRKDNKSITEVYQEVSVLFWGHADLLVEFTHFLPDTSGDASVHFAQSDRDYILPRDDRGSPMTMARSSLVDKNVDHTDSDQWNWIEKVEKKEDGDQNEWEREDNFNHKRKSARKDDSVTDQVYQGMQELVSSFCEKVKERLQDPNNYEKFSDCVRSYKRKFITSSQFRILVASLLGTHTDLMEECEDFIIYVEKTGSLWNNKTIVRSLKVEDRDACDHDGEGMDKSKDRDIRESDRYDRSIAFNPKDVSGHRMSLHASKDKLMAKSIHELDLTDCESCTLSYRLLPQNYPISLASHRTEIGAKVLNDRWVSVTSGSEDYSFKHMRKNQYEESLFRCEDDRFELDMLLESVNATTKQVEELLDSINVNTSMTDSSFRVEDHLTALNLRCIERLYGDHGLDVMDVLRKNALLSLPVILTRLKQKQEEWARCRSEFNKVWAEIYAKNYHKSLDHRSFYFKQQDTKNLSAKALLAEIKEISEKYQNEGDMLLSIGAGYRQSKQPHMEFKYSDHEIHEDLYQLMKYSCGEFFTSEQHDKIMTIWTTFLEPMLGVPARPHSSDSEDVKHINYVAEDVANIGVEVNASPLGKATSGNCKSVDLLKNGDKNIPTEQPSSSKEQMGNGGDGVNIDGSYHKSDVCMASKNAAMQTDRSIMSVASGSSKQAGVFEQRASAESGINEENTSNRQNGPDVANSDYPIVAMLSEESQDDGSTRPASSSIKVVYEDVKAQNCKEETEGTAKNEREEGELSPTRDLDQNNLAPFGNIGTEAAQTPFISAGSTKRTEEEKCKEDAEETEANADDGDEMSTKGSSDGENLSENVDASESESADGVECSPEEPDEDGEHNENDSKIESDGDVGGAVNAHDTEGLTVFTDRFSQNAKPLTMKIPVGLLGKAKNSEFFYGNDSFYLLFRLHQMLYERMHSAKLHSLSPENKWRIASDANPTNSYARFKDSLHSLLNGSSDNTKFEDDCRAIIGTQSYILFTVDKLIHKLVKQLQTIATEEMENKLLHLCAYERSRDPEKVSDAIYHENACFLIPEDNLYRIECLASPRRLTIQLMKNENDKLEVNAVSMDPSFVAYLNDVLLSVPPDRKEKPGVFLKRNKRKCTIGDEICDVQKSMEELVIYNGLESKVVCSTLKAAYVLDTEDFLYRTGKRRKISNQNGSCTDAVNGASNGVSNGASNGYSHRVNRLRKLMFS, from the exons ATGAAGAGGTCTAGAGAGGACGTGATCATGAATTCTCAACATAAGCGGCCTGTTATCTCTTCTCGAGTTCCACC ATCCGGTCAAGTCCAGATGGTAACCCCAAGCAGCACACAGAGGCTGACAACAAATGATGCATTGACATATCTGAAGGCTGTGAAGGACATTTTTCAAGACAATAGGGATAAATATGAGGATTTTCTTGACATAATGAAAGATTTCAAGGCTCAAAG AGTTGGTACAACGGGTGTTATATTGAGAGTGAAGGAATTATTTAAAGGGCACCGACACCTAATTTTGGGTTTCAATGCTTTTCTCCCTGTGGGATATGAAATCACTCTCCCAGTGGAGGATGAACCACTTCCAAAGAAGAAGCCAGTAGAGTTTGATGAAGCAATCAACTTTGTAAACAGAATCAAG ACTAGATTTCAAGGGGACGATCATGTGTACAAAGCTTTCCTTGATATTTTGAATATGTACAGAAAAGATAATAAGTCAATAACAGAGGTTTATCAAGAG GTTTCAGTTCTTTTTTGGGGCCATGCTGACCTACTTGTAGAGTTCACACATTTTCTACCAGATACTTCAGGTGATGCATCTGTCCATTTTGCTCAGTCTGATAGAGATTACATACTACCACGGGATGATAGAGGCTCTCCCATGACCATGGCAAGGTCAAGTCTAGTTGACAAG AATGTCGATCACACTGATTCAGATCAGTGGAATTGGATTGAAAAAGTGGAAAAAAAAGAAGACGGGGACCAAAATGAGTGGGAACGCGAGGacaattttaatcataaaagaaaATCTGCTCGCAAAGATGATTCTGTGACAGACCAGGTTTACCAAG GGATGCAGGAGCTGGTGTCATCTTTCTGTGAGAAAGTGAAGGAAAGATTACAGGATCCAAATAATTACGAGAAATTTTCAGATTGCGTTCGTTCCTACAAAAGGAAATTCATCACGTCATCTCAATTTCGTATTCTG GTGGCTAGTTTGCTAGGGACTCATACAGACCTTATGGAAGAGTGCGAAGATTTCATAATTTATGTTGAGAAGACCG GAAGCTTGTGGAACAATAAAACTATTGTTAGATCTTTAAAGGTGGAAGATCGAGATGCATGTGATCATGACGGAGAAGGCATGGATAAAAGTAAAGATCGAGATATCAGAGAAAGTGATAGATATGATAGGAGTATTGCCTTTAACCCTAAAGATGTTTCGGGACACAGGATGTCTTTACATGCAAGCAAAGACAAGTTGATGGCTAAATCTATTCATGAACTCGATCTCACCGACTGTGAGAGCTGCACCCTAAGTTATCGGCTTCTTCCGCAAAAT TATCCGATTTCATTAGCAAGTCATAGAACAGAGATTGGTGCTAAAGTGCTGAATGATCGATGGGTGTCTGTCACATCAGGAAGTGAGGATTACTCATTCAAACACATGCGGAAAAACCAATATGAGGAAAGCTTGTTCCGTTGCGAGGATGATAG GTTTGAACTTGACATGTTGTTGGAATCTGTGAACGCAACAACAAAGCAGGTTGAAGAACTCTTAGACAGTATTAACGTTAATACAAGCATGACAGATAGTTCATTTCGCGTGGAAGATCATTTGACAG CTCTTAATCTACGGTGCATTGAGCGTTTATATGGGGATCATGGGCTTGATGTAATGGATGTATTAAGGAAGAACGCTTTGCTTTCCTTGCCGGTTATATTAACCCGGTTGAAACAAAAACAAGAAGAATGGGCAAGGTGTCGCTCCGAATTTAATAAAGTGTGGGCTGAAATTTATGCGAAGAACTACCACAAGTCACTAGACCATCGAAGCTTCTATTTTAAGCAGCAGGATACAAAGAACTTAAGCGCTAAAG CATTGTTAGCTGAGATCAAAGAAATCAGTGAAAAGTACCAGAATGAAGGTGATATGCTTCTCTCAATTGGTGCTGGATATAGGCAATCTAAACAACCTCATATGGAATTTAAGTATTCCGATCATGAAATCCATGAAGATCTTTATCAGCTCATGAAATATTCATGTGGAGAATTTTTTACGTCGGAACAGCATGACAAAATCATGACAATTTGGACAACCTTCCTTGAGCCAATGCTTGGTGTTCCTGCCCGTCCACACAGTTCTGACTCTGAAGATGTCAAGCATATCAATTATGTAGCCGAAGATGTGGCCAATATTGGTGTAGAAGTGAATGCTAGTCCTCTTGGTAAGGCAACTTCAGGAAACTGCAAATCAGTGGACCTGTTGAAAAATGGTGACAAAAATATTCCGACTGAACAACCTAGCTCCAGCAAAGAGCAGATGGGAAATGGCGGCGATGGGGTTAATATTGACGGTTCATATCATAAGAGTGATGTCTGTATGGCATCCAAAAATGCAGCGATGCAGACTGATCGCAGTATAATGTCTGTCGCCTCAGGGTCAAGCAAACAAGCTGGTGTCTTTGAGCAACGCGCATCTGCCGAAAGTGGCATTAATGAGGAAAACACTTCAAATAGGCAGAATg GACCTGATGTTGCCAATTCTGATTATCCAATAGTGGCAATGCTTAGTGAAGAATCACAG GATGATGGTAGTACAAGACCTGCTTCATCTTCAATTAAGGTGGTGTATGAAGATGTCAAAGCTCAGAACTGTAAAGAAGAAACTGAAGGTACTGCTAAAAATGAACGAGAAGAGGGTGAATTATCTCCTACTAGAGATCTTGATCAGAATAATTTAGCACCATTTGGAAATATTGGTACCGAAGCAGCACAAACTCCTTTTATAAGTGCTGGAAGCACGAAaagaactgaagaagaaaaatgtaaGGAGGATGCTGAAGAAACTGAGGCTAATGCTGACGATGGAGATGAAATGAGTACCAAGGGCTCATCAGACGGTGAGAATCTCTCTGAAAATGTTGATGCTTCAGAAAGTGAGTCAGCTGATGGAGTAGAGTGTTCGCCTGAAGAGCCTGACGAAGATGGAGAACATAATGAGAATGATAGCAAGATTGAAAGTGATGGAGATGTAGGTGGCGCGGTGAATGCCCATGACACTGAGGGACTGACTGTATTTACTGATCGTTTTTCACAGAACGCAAAACCTCTGACAATGAAAATCCCAGTGGGTTTACTGGGCAAAGCCAAGAATTCAGAATTTTTTTACGGAAATGATTCCTTCTATTTGTTGTTCAGGCTTCACCAG ATGTTGTATGAAAGAATGCATAGTGCGAAACTGCACTCTTTATCTCCAGAAAATAAATGGAGGATTGCAAGTGATGCAAATCCAACTAATTCGTATGCTAG ATTTAAGGATTCTCTACACAGTTTACTGAATGGCTCATCTGATAATACAAAGTTTGAGGATGACTGCCGAGCTATTATTGGTACTCAATCATACATCCTTTTTACCGTAGACAAGCTGATACATAAACTTGTCAAGCAG CTACAGACGATTGCAACAGAGGAAATGGAAAACAAACTCCTCCATCTATGTGCATACGAGAGGTCAAGAGATCCTGAAAAGGTTTCTGATGCAATTTATCATGAGAACGCATGTTTTCTTATTCCTGAAGATAACCTGTATCGAATAGAATGT TTGGCTTCTCCAAGGCGTCTAACCATACAGCTCATGAAAAATGAGAATGATAAACTTGAAGTGAATGCTGTCTCCATGGATCCCAGTTTCGTCGCATATCTGAATGATGTCCTCTTATCAGTTCCTCCAGATAGAAAGGAAAAACCAGGGGTATTCTTGAAGAG aaataaaagaaaatgcaCAATTGGAGATGAGATCTGTGACGTGCAGAAATCCATGGAAGAACTTGTAATCTATAATGGCCTGGAAAGTAAGGTGGTTTGCAGTACATTGAAG GCAGCTTATGTTTTAGACACAGAAGACTTCCTCTATCGGACAGGGAAAAGGAggaagatttcaaatcagaatgGCTCGTGCACTGATGCTGTCAATGGAGCTTCCAATGGTGTTTCCAATGGAGCTTCCAACGGGTATTCTCACAGAGTCAATCGACTTCGCAAGTTGATGTTTAGTTGA
- the LOC140830651 gene encoding paired amphipathic helix protein Sin3-like 4 isoform X1 translates to MKRSREDVIMNSQHKRPVISSRVPPSGQVQMVTPSSTQRLTTNDALTYLKAVKDIFQDNRDKYEDFLDIMKDFKAQRVGTTGVILRVKELFKGHRHLILGFNAFLPVGYEITLPVEDEPLPKKKPVEFDEAINFVNRIKTRFQGDDHVYKAFLDILNMYRKDNKSITEVYQEVSVLFWGHADLLVEFTHFLPDTSGDASVHFAQSDRDYILPRDDRGSPMTMARSSLVDKPALSHDVDDQNVDHTDSDQWNWIEKVEKKEDGDQNEWEREDNFNHKRKSARKDDSVTDQVYQGMQELVSSFCEKVKERLQDPNNYEKFSDCVRSYKRKFITSSQFRILVASLLGTHTDLMEECEDFIIYVEKTGSLWNNKTIVRSLKVEDRDACDHDGEGMDKSKDRDIRESDRYDRSIAFNPKDVSGHRMSLHASKDKLMAKSIHELDLTDCESCTLSYRLLPQNYPISLASHRTEIGAKVLNDRWVSVTSGSEDYSFKHMRKNQYEESLFRCEDDRFELDMLLESVNATTKQVEELLDSINVNTSMTDSSFRVEDHLTALNLRCIERLYGDHGLDVMDVLRKNALLSLPVILTRLKQKQEEWARCRSEFNKVWAEIYAKNYHKSLDHRSFYFKQQDTKNLSAKALLAEIKEISEKYQNEGDMLLSIGAGYRQSKQPHMEFKYSDHEIHEDLYQLMKYSCGEFFTSEQHDKIMTIWTTFLEPMLGVPARPHSSDSEDVKHINYVAEDVANIGVEVNASPLGKATSGNCKSVDLLKNGDKNIPTEQPSSSKEQMGNGGDGVNIDGSYHKSDVCMASKNAAMQTDRSIMSVASGSSKQAGVFEQRASAESGINEENTSNRQNGPDVANSDYPIVAMLSEESQDDGSTRPASSSIKVVYEDVKAQNCKEETEGTAKNEREEGELSPTRDLDQNNLAPFGNIGTEAAQTPFISAGSTKRTEEEKCKEDAEETEANADDGDEMSTKGSSDGENLSENVDASESESADGVECSPEEPDEDGEHNENDSKIESDGDVGGAVNAHDTEGLTVFTDRFSQNAKPLTMKIPVGLLGKAKNSEFFYGNDSFYLLFRLHQMLYERMHSAKLHSLSPENKWRIASDANPTNSYARFKDSLHSLLNGSSDNTKFEDDCRAIIGTQSYILFTVDKLIHKLVKQLQTIATEEMENKLLHLCAYERSRDPEKVSDAIYHENACFLIPEDNLYRIECLASPRRLTIQLMKNENDKLEVNAVSMDPSFVAYLNDVLLSVPPDRKEKPGVFLKRNKRKCTIGDEICDVQKSMEELVIYNGLESKVVCSTLKAAYVLDTEDFLYRTGKRRKISNQNGSCTDAVNGASNGVSNGASNGYSHRVNRLRKLMFS, encoded by the exons ATGAAGAGGTCTAGAGAGGACGTGATCATGAATTCTCAACATAAGCGGCCTGTTATCTCTTCTCGAGTTCCACC ATCCGGTCAAGTCCAGATGGTAACCCCAAGCAGCACACAGAGGCTGACAACAAATGATGCATTGACATATCTGAAGGCTGTGAAGGACATTTTTCAAGACAATAGGGATAAATATGAGGATTTTCTTGACATAATGAAAGATTTCAAGGCTCAAAG AGTTGGTACAACGGGTGTTATATTGAGAGTGAAGGAATTATTTAAAGGGCACCGACACCTAATTTTGGGTTTCAATGCTTTTCTCCCTGTGGGATATGAAATCACTCTCCCAGTGGAGGATGAACCACTTCCAAAGAAGAAGCCAGTAGAGTTTGATGAAGCAATCAACTTTGTAAACAGAATCAAG ACTAGATTTCAAGGGGACGATCATGTGTACAAAGCTTTCCTTGATATTTTGAATATGTACAGAAAAGATAATAAGTCAATAACAGAGGTTTATCAAGAG GTTTCAGTTCTTTTTTGGGGCCATGCTGACCTACTTGTAGAGTTCACACATTTTCTACCAGATACTTCAGGTGATGCATCTGTCCATTTTGCTCAGTCTGATAGAGATTACATACTACCACGGGATGATAGAGGCTCTCCCATGACCATGGCAAGGTCAAGTCTAGTTGACAAG CCCGCTCTTTCACACGATGTTGATGACCAGAATGTCGATCACACTGATTCAGATCAGTGGAATTGGATTGAAAAAGTGGAAAAAAAAGAAGACGGGGACCAAAATGAGTGGGAACGCGAGGacaattttaatcataaaagaaaATCTGCTCGCAAAGATGATTCTGTGACAGACCAGGTTTACCAAG GGATGCAGGAGCTGGTGTCATCTTTCTGTGAGAAAGTGAAGGAAAGATTACAGGATCCAAATAATTACGAGAAATTTTCAGATTGCGTTCGTTCCTACAAAAGGAAATTCATCACGTCATCTCAATTTCGTATTCTG GTGGCTAGTTTGCTAGGGACTCATACAGACCTTATGGAAGAGTGCGAAGATTTCATAATTTATGTTGAGAAGACCG GAAGCTTGTGGAACAATAAAACTATTGTTAGATCTTTAAAGGTGGAAGATCGAGATGCATGTGATCATGACGGAGAAGGCATGGATAAAAGTAAAGATCGAGATATCAGAGAAAGTGATAGATATGATAGGAGTATTGCCTTTAACCCTAAAGATGTTTCGGGACACAGGATGTCTTTACATGCAAGCAAAGACAAGTTGATGGCTAAATCTATTCATGAACTCGATCTCACCGACTGTGAGAGCTGCACCCTAAGTTATCGGCTTCTTCCGCAAAAT TATCCGATTTCATTAGCAAGTCATAGAACAGAGATTGGTGCTAAAGTGCTGAATGATCGATGGGTGTCTGTCACATCAGGAAGTGAGGATTACTCATTCAAACACATGCGGAAAAACCAATATGAGGAAAGCTTGTTCCGTTGCGAGGATGATAG GTTTGAACTTGACATGTTGTTGGAATCTGTGAACGCAACAACAAAGCAGGTTGAAGAACTCTTAGACAGTATTAACGTTAATACAAGCATGACAGATAGTTCATTTCGCGTGGAAGATCATTTGACAG CTCTTAATCTACGGTGCATTGAGCGTTTATATGGGGATCATGGGCTTGATGTAATGGATGTATTAAGGAAGAACGCTTTGCTTTCCTTGCCGGTTATATTAACCCGGTTGAAACAAAAACAAGAAGAATGGGCAAGGTGTCGCTCCGAATTTAATAAAGTGTGGGCTGAAATTTATGCGAAGAACTACCACAAGTCACTAGACCATCGAAGCTTCTATTTTAAGCAGCAGGATACAAAGAACTTAAGCGCTAAAG CATTGTTAGCTGAGATCAAAGAAATCAGTGAAAAGTACCAGAATGAAGGTGATATGCTTCTCTCAATTGGTGCTGGATATAGGCAATCTAAACAACCTCATATGGAATTTAAGTATTCCGATCATGAAATCCATGAAGATCTTTATCAGCTCATGAAATATTCATGTGGAGAATTTTTTACGTCGGAACAGCATGACAAAATCATGACAATTTGGACAACCTTCCTTGAGCCAATGCTTGGTGTTCCTGCCCGTCCACACAGTTCTGACTCTGAAGATGTCAAGCATATCAATTATGTAGCCGAAGATGTGGCCAATATTGGTGTAGAAGTGAATGCTAGTCCTCTTGGTAAGGCAACTTCAGGAAACTGCAAATCAGTGGACCTGTTGAAAAATGGTGACAAAAATATTCCGACTGAACAACCTAGCTCCAGCAAAGAGCAGATGGGAAATGGCGGCGATGGGGTTAATATTGACGGTTCATATCATAAGAGTGATGTCTGTATGGCATCCAAAAATGCAGCGATGCAGACTGATCGCAGTATAATGTCTGTCGCCTCAGGGTCAAGCAAACAAGCTGGTGTCTTTGAGCAACGCGCATCTGCCGAAAGTGGCATTAATGAGGAAAACACTTCAAATAGGCAGAATg GACCTGATGTTGCCAATTCTGATTATCCAATAGTGGCAATGCTTAGTGAAGAATCACAG GATGATGGTAGTACAAGACCTGCTTCATCTTCAATTAAGGTGGTGTATGAAGATGTCAAAGCTCAGAACTGTAAAGAAGAAACTGAAGGTACTGCTAAAAATGAACGAGAAGAGGGTGAATTATCTCCTACTAGAGATCTTGATCAGAATAATTTAGCACCATTTGGAAATATTGGTACCGAAGCAGCACAAACTCCTTTTATAAGTGCTGGAAGCACGAAaagaactgaagaagaaaaatgtaaGGAGGATGCTGAAGAAACTGAGGCTAATGCTGACGATGGAGATGAAATGAGTACCAAGGGCTCATCAGACGGTGAGAATCTCTCTGAAAATGTTGATGCTTCAGAAAGTGAGTCAGCTGATGGAGTAGAGTGTTCGCCTGAAGAGCCTGACGAAGATGGAGAACATAATGAGAATGATAGCAAGATTGAAAGTGATGGAGATGTAGGTGGCGCGGTGAATGCCCATGACACTGAGGGACTGACTGTATTTACTGATCGTTTTTCACAGAACGCAAAACCTCTGACAATGAAAATCCCAGTGGGTTTACTGGGCAAAGCCAAGAATTCAGAATTTTTTTACGGAAATGATTCCTTCTATTTGTTGTTCAGGCTTCACCAG ATGTTGTATGAAAGAATGCATAGTGCGAAACTGCACTCTTTATCTCCAGAAAATAAATGGAGGATTGCAAGTGATGCAAATCCAACTAATTCGTATGCTAG ATTTAAGGATTCTCTACACAGTTTACTGAATGGCTCATCTGATAATACAAAGTTTGAGGATGACTGCCGAGCTATTATTGGTACTCAATCATACATCCTTTTTACCGTAGACAAGCTGATACATAAACTTGTCAAGCAG CTACAGACGATTGCAACAGAGGAAATGGAAAACAAACTCCTCCATCTATGTGCATACGAGAGGTCAAGAGATCCTGAAAAGGTTTCTGATGCAATTTATCATGAGAACGCATGTTTTCTTATTCCTGAAGATAACCTGTATCGAATAGAATGT TTGGCTTCTCCAAGGCGTCTAACCATACAGCTCATGAAAAATGAGAATGATAAACTTGAAGTGAATGCTGTCTCCATGGATCCCAGTTTCGTCGCATATCTGAATGATGTCCTCTTATCAGTTCCTCCAGATAGAAAGGAAAAACCAGGGGTATTCTTGAAGAG aaataaaagaaaatgcaCAATTGGAGATGAGATCTGTGACGTGCAGAAATCCATGGAAGAACTTGTAATCTATAATGGCCTGGAAAGTAAGGTGGTTTGCAGTACATTGAAG GCAGCTTATGTTTTAGACACAGAAGACTTCCTCTATCGGACAGGGAAAAGGAggaagatttcaaatcagaatgGCTCGTGCACTGATGCTGTCAATGGAGCTTCCAATGGTGTTTCCAATGGAGCTTCCAACGGGTATTCTCACAGAGTCAATCGACTTCGCAAGTTGATGTTTAGTTGA